The sequence CAAAGTTCTGCAGACTTTCTTATGGCAATAAACCAGTTTCTGTAATTGTTGCACTGAGACCCCACATGGAATGTTATGCCGTATGGAACAAGTCCCCTCTCTCTTGCGTACTCAAGAATATCCAAAGCGGTATCTACATCAACACCAAACTTCTTAGATAATGGCCAATCACTACCTTCGTTGGGAACTACAAGCCTTACATAAACCCTTGCTCTCCTTGCAATCTTTGCTATCTTGTCCACTTCGGTGAAAGAATCTACAGAGAAGCGATTTACTCCTACGGAGTAAGCGTAATCTATAAATTCCTCAGGCTTTACTGGATTACTGGATATAACCCTCTCAGGCTCCACTTTTAGGCTCATCACTTTGCTTAGCTCTTCTGAGGAAGCTACCTCAAACCCTGAACCCCTTTCTGCTAAAGCCTTTATAACATTAATGTCGTCGTTAGCTTTTACTGCGTAGTATATTTTGAAGTTGGGCATGTGTTTGCGCATTTCTTCGTACCTTTCCTTTATACCCTCTGTATCCATTAGAAGCGTAGGAGTTTCCTGAGGTTTTAGGTAGGGTATCATGTAGCTCCTTTTGGAAATAAAGTCCTCAAAGTACCTTTTGGCAAACTCAAACTGAAGCTCTCTCTGATCCAGCACCTCTTTGACCATAATGGAAAATAATATAGCTCTTTAAATTTAAAATTCAGTTTATAATATCTCACGGAGTGATGCCATGATTAAGAAGGTGTTTGAG comes from Hydrogenobacter hydrogenophilus and encodes:
- a CDS encoding type III PLP-dependent enzyme; this encodes MVKEVLDQRELQFEFAKRYFEDFISKRSYMIPYLKPQETPTLLMDTEGIKERYEEMRKHMPNFKIYYAVKANDDINVIKALAERGSGFEVASSEELSKVMSLKVEPERVISSNPVKPEEFIDYAYSVGVNRFSVDSFTEVDKIAKIARRARVYVRLVVPNEGSDWPLSKKFGVDVDTALDILEYARERGLVPYGITFHVGSQCNNYRNWFIAIRKSAELWEKARSKGFKLQMLNMGGGIPVKYTYEALRIEDIAYYIKGLLQKFFPNPPYELQIEPGRGLVGDQGIMVAKVIGKAKRNGENWLYIDTGVFNGLAEALGGIRYPIYLDREGELKEWTIGGVSCDSMDVIAKMVALPEPEVGDYLYILSTGAYTTVYASNFNGFPKPKVICL